The nucleotide sequence ATATAACagcaaaattgtacattttatacccataatctttataaaatatatttttatgtagaTCTACTAAGAAACAATATGTTTCTGCATCACTGAATGCTGAATCAAAATGAAGAATTTATGTGTATTCAAGAATAATAATTTATGATTCTTCTAAAAAGTATGCcatgaaataattatttccatcaaagtatatatatatatgacaaaatagaggtatACACATGCAATCAGGGAATATTCTGCAGCATTCCCCCCTTTAATGATGGAATTTTAACACCAAAGCTTTGggcaagtatttttttttctaacaattTACTGGTTCAAAACCCCtcactttatgtaaaaaaaaaccatatagaaaacttttttttatatttcttctgaagctgtagtaatatattttttaaactgaatatGTAATAATATTTGCAATTTCCCCGATTTCTAGATGATTATCAGATATTTTTATGCAATATGTAATTAAATAGTGATTTACCAAAGCAGACATACATTCTATTATACTTTCTCTCACTGTTTGGGTATTGATACCTGACAGGTGCCCTTATTCCAATGATTAATTGTAATATCCAaggtatttttcatatttacacaTTTTCCTTCGCACACTGATAAATTATTGGATATTTTACCCCAGAATGAACTCTTTCACTTACTAAAATTGAGCGAAATGGTTATTTTCTCTCGTTTCTGATCAGCCGTCCCTTCAACGACTTTTCattcgagttatctccctttggccGGTCGCTAGTTTTGGGCCTGTTGAATTGACACAATGTTGTTTTACCTGGCGAGTTTTTGTATCAATAGGCATTTCATGTTCATAATATCAGGAGGTATCATCCCTATAAAGGAAAATACGTTACCATTCCGTGTGTCatttcaatttacatttatttaccgAGAAGTGTCACGGCCGCGGCACGTTTTTTCATCTTTCCCAATCAAATAATCAAGgaaattctattttttcattCTTAAATGAATAACGTAGTTAAAGTTTGAAACCTGCCGTATTTAATGATGTATTTAGTTAAGCATGCTAAATACACAAAATAGCTTTACGCCGTCGATTTCGTGTCGTCATTGCCGTtgctaaaaaatgccattttttgaaCTGAAAATCACGTGACCAGAATAATAAAATCGACGCCATTATGAGATTTGCTGTCCGGCTGGTAATTAATGAAATAGATAGAAAAACATCTTCAACGTTACTCACAAGGCTTTATTTGGACAGTGACATACAGTAGTGTAATTATATAaggttatatttgtttgtttattttgtcatTGAAATTATTTAGAAGTCTTTTATTCGTGATACCTTAACAAGGTCGTGTCGTCCTGTACTGATAGTAACGTTTTATAAGTAATCTTGGGAGTATAGCAACATATCGTAGAAGGAAGTGCATGTCATTTACTTTTGCTTTCTTTGCAGAATTTTTTGACACTTTATCACCGTATCTATGTACACAGACAAAAAATATTTAGTCTCCATAGTTTATAATATCTAATACTTTGACAGTGAAAATGCAggattattttttattcttttatttgatgTTGAAGAACATGAATACGCAATGCAATTAACTATTTTCCGATTGTGAAATTtaacattattattttattaagcaCTTTGTATGGAAAGAAACGTACAGAAAGAATTACCTCTACACGAAGATTGCAGAATAAACAACTTTGAGCACTTGATGTTTTTCAATGTATACAACCAAAGAAATGGACCAAATCAAAATAGTAATTTATGAACACGTTTATATATTcataccaaaaataaataaaaaaataaaaggaaattcTACATTATCTCTGTCAGTATGATACTAGATGACAAGATATTAGGagtcctctggttttatccagggaatgaaaaataacattttgcaCGCTAACcgctacttttcttttcataatttttaaacatatagTTTAGGTTCTAATTTAGATTCAGATGAGGCTTACGTTTTCTATGCTGTTTTTTGTACACTGTTGTTATCTTTTGATCATTTGTGTTTTAATATGGTTAAAATGAGATGTTACAATACTATCTTTTCTATTTTTCAGATTGCAAATGGGAGTTCCAAGTATTATTGTTCTTGCAAAGAAAAACCCAAGCTTCTGGGAAGTATGCGATTTTAGGGACATTAAGTTAGTTATTGACGGGAACTGCTTGTATAATTTATTGTATGAATACCTTAATATAGATACAATTGGAAATTTTAGTGAATATGCTGAGAAAGTAGAAATGTTTTTCAAGTGGCTTTTCGACCGTCGGATAACCCCTTATGTTGTGTTTGATGGAGCATATGATATCGATGATAAGAAAATTGAAACACTCAAAAGCAGGTCTCAACAACGTGCAGCAAATCCAGAAGATAAAACACCCATTCTGGCAAAGATAACgtttactaaaattttagaaaaacttAGAATCCAGTACATAAAATGTGATTTTGAAGCTGATAGAGACATACAAATGCTAGCCAATGATTTGAAATGTCCAGTTTTGTCACGTGATAGTGACTTTTTCATCTTTGATgtacattttggttatataccctttgaCTCGCTGCCATTAAGCGCAATATTTGATGGGACCGatgaacatgaaataaaaatttattttattgagaATTTATGGAAAAAGTTCCCATACCTAAGGGGTAATATGGCCTTACTAGCCACTGCCCTAGGTAACGATTATCTGAGCAAACACTCTAATGTTTTACAAAATGCTTATCATAGTGATAATTTTAGACTTCCCAAATGCAAAACAGAAGTTTCAGATTTATTTGAAATTCCGTGTGAAGCAGGCGAACCCTTTTTTATAACTATCAGGAAAGTTTTGTACTGGATATGTCGTTATAATGATGCTGACCGAGAGAAAAGACAACTGCTATACTTTTGCAAGAAGGATAAGAGAGAAGAAGAAATGCTAACCCGTTCCCTTAAAGTTTTTACGGAACCAGACGACTACACGAGCTACAACCTCTATGATCTTCTACAAGAAAGAGAATCTGTTGGCCTGGATAGGTCCGCTGTTCCATCACATGTACCAACGTGGATTATTGACAGTCATAGAAGAGGCTTTATTCCAGATTTTTTCTTGAATACTTTAATCCACAAGAGAGTTTTTCTTTTAAGTCAGGTAGAAGGTACTCATGATTTATCCTCGCACGAGTGCAGTCTTTCAATTCGAAAGGTTATATATGCATTACTGCTAGGTACAGACCAGAGTGTAACGGAACACGACCGATATAGAATGAGTTTATGCGAGTTCCAAAGAACCGGTGTTATATGTGTAACTGGTCTTCTTCGTGATCCCTTCATACCTAATATGCCAAGAGAACTGAAAATTAAGATACTAGGTGCAGCTTTATGCTGCCAAATCCCATCTGAATCAATATGCGGGTCACTTGGTCAAACACGCCTTTTTCTCATGATAACGACTTACTGGGCAAGAGTAGCAGAACCGACTATAaacattaactttttaaaatcagttttaataagCTATCTTTTGTTTTCAACAATCAAACGTAATGAATTTCGCGATCGCAAAATTGATTTCCGAGACGATGATTGTCTAAACCAAAGAAAATCTAACATAGATGGCAGAAAAGGAGCAAATAGTAGCAAAGGGGCGACAACTCTTAATTCGAATCATTCAGGCAGTGACGTTAGACTTAAAGATTTGTATTACGCAGTGACACAGTTCGCTGGAAGAGATGTTAAAACAAAAAAGGATTACATACCAAATATTATTCATACATTTGCCCAGTTTCAATCTTGCATATTGTATATAACATATCTTAACCAACTATTGAACAGTCCCTTAGAAAATGTAAATCCTGCCTTCGTGTTTAATGGTAAATTCTTGCACGACATGGATTATACACTCAGAAAAATGAAACAAGACATTATTGGACACTTTTTGGCATCTGAGAAGAATCATTTTGAGAGATTTTATAACATGTTACAATTTGTACAGGATAATGTATATATACAAGATAGTGAATGATACTTACGCATTGTCTATAGCTCCGGAATGTCATGAAGCATGTGATGATTACGATCGTCGTTATATTATTAATGGTTGACACTTTATACTTTttagtttcatatttttaaatgtaatactTGGTATGAATTAGTATCAAATTACAAATTGATAGACTGTTTATTGTgttatttaaaaaagataatataTAAATGACTGCATCAAGGACATGAATTGAATTCATTATTTTTACTTCTCTATATGttcctttgaaataaaaaataacttttaataGTTGTGTTCgatatagaaatatttaaaaatatgagGGGATTCgggttcttttttttctgtttaaatcaATTAAGTGTGAGTGGTGTTTGAATTTTTTACGTTTATATAGGtatttaatatgttattatttatcaattaggaatactaaataaaattgagaatggaaatggggaatgtgtcaaagagacaacaacccgaccaaataaaaaacaacagcagagggtcaccaacaggtcttcaatgtagcgagaaattcccgcacccggaggcgtccttcagctggcccctaaacaaatatatactagtccagtgataatgaacgccatactaatttccaaattgtacacaagaaactaaaattaaaataatacatgaccaacaaaggccagaggctcctgacttgggacaggcgcaaaaatgcggcggggttaaacatgtttgtgagatctcaaccctccccctatacctctaaagGCTAgattatcatattatatttttttcgcCACTGGAGACACAAAACAATCGATCATAACATAATATTTAATGCATTACACcggcaaatttcactcacatcaatGTCACGTGAAATTCATTTCCATGTGAGATTCACATGAAAGTGACATGAAAATTTTCACGCAAGTTTcctgtataacatgtataagctcgtttgaggttaATCTCAACTGAAAGTTTTCACGTGAATTTTTAATtgatatctatgaaatttttatGCTAGCGATCGCTTGTTTCATCCATTGATTGAAAgcatcagaaaataatcaatttggggaacaaattgaaaaaagtattttcctcaccaccagtcatggcctttAGTAGACAAAAGCATCTGAGACAAATGTGTGATAGCTGTTTTGACAAAGCAACCTACTCTACCTCCCGGTTGCTACAAATAATGAAGGAGAAGGAATTGCTTATGCTGTAATACTGCCATTACTAGCAGTTCTTTCATTAGCTCCTTTACAAAACAAAGTTAAAACATCTTCACAAATTTCAACTGTAAAACGGGAAACTAAATTTCTGTATTAACATATAACAACTGTTGCATTCAATACGTGAGCGAAACAATGGACAATTTTAATGTTTGGCTAAATAACCATCGTTTAtggtacaaaaacaacaaaaactgtccactctcacaagacatcttcgctAAAAAGAAACATCCTTTTAATAATGTTACTTTCCAATTCATAGAGATAGAGGTGAACACTGAGTGGGACACCACGGCAAGAACGAGAGAAAACATTCAAATCCACCAAGGTCCATACTTAaagtttttattaacaaaaaaaaggtTACCAGTGAGAAAAGATTATCATACATCGTTTTTCATATCATTGTCATATTGTCCAATGGACGTTGCAAACTTCAACCccaattttgtatatatataaataaaaaatcttgaaCTTCATCCaaactttgaagtttttacaaGGCAGCAAAATTCATGTAATGAGCTGTACACATTTCTTACTTGTATCccatttcacctggatagatgcatgTTCGACGAAGGTGTGTTGTCTAGCGactactattacatgtattagtgcGTTTAATTTTATCGCATTGTTAGTATTGAATTTCATTTACATTTgaatatttacatactaaataggcTGTTCACTCCTTCAAATTACTTTGTTAGGCAATTTATGATTGTATTTGTGTAATTGTGTTAATCTTCTTACTGATTAATCTactctttttaaatatatgtgtaTGCTACGTGTTTCTATTCATAGacacttttaacatgtttaaataaattatttattgcaGTTTTGTGAAAATCATGACCCGTTTTTACTTTCAGTTTCATAGTAAAATCGAAATTCATACATACACTTCTCAGGTATCAGGCATACAATCTTTGATCGAGATCTTAATTAAATTTCAAAGTTTGATTTTGATTGTGTCAATAAAGGTTTCAGTAGATAACCCCGTGCCACTCATTTTCCCTTTTTTCCCTATTCGTTTACGTAAATCAGCTGAAGGGGAGTTAATCGCGAGACATGGACTTGAATTTCTTGGAAAttactttttacaattttccGGAAATCAGTTTATGTACACACAGTGTAATAGATTCAAAGAAGATATGCGATATTAAGAAGTGCATGATCGTAGTTttattgtatatatgtatgtCAAGGAAAAGATTGTATCTACGCATTTAGATAAATACATGTAACTCTCTACATATATGATAGGTAAGTTTATATAAACTAACAAATGTAATTTACAATCTGTATGCTACTGAATCATTTGAAACTTTGCCAActgtgttttatttatatatcatcATTGAAGACGTTTTGAATGGGATATAACAGAAAAGGTAAGGTTCAATAGTAAGGTTTCAAAATCATCTACATGTACAGCCTTTCCTGATCATTACCGGAAAACACGCACATGAGTATATATGTACCTTCCCCAAGCGTCGAAGAACTGCGCATCACGCATACTAAAATTTGGCTTTTTTCTTTGGATGTAAAAATATTAAGGGGTCTCTGGCTTTTCCTTTCTCTTCATGTGAGgagtttttaaaatcatttatttaataaaaatgcaaTATGACCAGTGTCAATAAAGACGGAAAAAACATACATGTGTGTAATACAAATGTGGCGATCGATGGTATTACGTAAATACTACGCAGAAGTTGTAATAAATGaaatttctta is from Mytilus galloprovincialis chromosome 6, xbMytGall1.hap1.1, whole genome shotgun sequence and encodes:
- the LOC143080279 gene encoding single-strand DNA endonuclease ASTE1-like — translated: MGVPSIIVLAKKNPSFWEVCDFRDIKLVIDGNCLYNLLYEYLNIDTIGNFSEYAEKVEMFFKWLFDRRITPYVVFDGAYDIDDKKIETLKSRSQQRAANPEDKTPILAKITFTKILEKLRIQYIKCDFEADRDIQMLANDLKCPVLSRDSDFFIFDVHFGYIPFDSLPLSAIFDGTDEHEIKIYFIENLWKKFPYLRGNMALLATALGNDYLSKHSNVLQNAYHSDNFRLPKCKTEVSDLFEIPCEAGEPFFITIRKVLYWICRYNDADREKRQLLYFCKKDKREEEMLTRSLKVFTEPDDYTSYNLYDLLQERESVGLDRSAVPSHVPTWIIDSHRRGFIPDFFLNTLIHKRVFLLSQVEGTHDLSSHECSLSIRKVIYALLLGTDQSVTEHDRYRMSLCEFQRTGVICVTGLLRDPFIPNMPRELKIKILGAALCCQIPSESICGSLGQTRLFLMITTYWARVAEPTININFLKSVLISYLLFSTIKRNEFRDRKIDFRDDDCLNQRKSNIDGRKGANSSKGATTLNSNHSGSDVRLKDLYYAVTQFAGRDVKTKKDYIPNIIHTFAQFQSCILYITYLNQLLNSPLENVNPAFVFNGKFLHDMDYTLRKMKQDIIGHFLASEKNHFERFYNMLQFVQDNVYIQDSE